One genomic window of Arachis stenosperma cultivar V10309 chromosome 10, arast.V10309.gnm1.PFL2, whole genome shotgun sequence includes the following:
- the LOC130956302 gene encoding mavicyanin-like, whose amino-acid sequence MVGHKNTIFLVLVATLMAKEALAVQHVVGGSQGWDQSTDFNSWISGQTFQVGDQLVFKYSSLHSVVELGSESAYKNCDISSAVKTMNSGNDVVKLNKPGTRYFTCGTLGHCGQGMKVKITIGNGASSPSSSPSSSSSSSSSSSSPAAISAALTSQGFASFAVLIVAFSVSTMLSLF is encoded by the exons atggtgGGGCATAAGAACACAATTTTCTTAGTACTGGTTGCTACCTTGATGGCAAAGGAGGCATTGGCTGTTCAACATGTTGTTGGTGGAAGCCAAGGCTGGGATCAATCCACAGACTTTAATTCTTGGATTTCAGGCCAAACATTTCAGGTTGGAGATCAACTCG ttttcaAGTACTCTTCATTACACAGTGTGGTTGAGCTAGGAAGTGAGAGTGCCTATAAGAATTGTGATATTAGCAGTGCAGTGAAGACAATGAACAGTGGCAATGATGTGGTTAAATTGAACAAACCAGGCACAAGGTACTTCACTTGTGGTACCTTAGGCCACTGTGGCCAAGGCATGAAGGTCAAGATTACAATTGGGAATGGAGCTTCCTCCCCTTCATCCTCACCATCTTCGTCGTCGTcgtcatcttcatcttcttcttctcctgcTGCTATTTCTGCTGCTTTGACATCTCAGGGCTTTGCCTCTTTTGCAGTACTCATTGTTGCATTTTCAGTGTCCACCATGCTTTCCTTGTTTTAA